The Salvelinus alpinus chromosome 3, SLU_Salpinus.1, whole genome shotgun sequence genome segment attgtcggaactagaagcacaagcatttcgctacactcgcattaacatctgctaaccatgtgtatgtgacaaataaaatttgatttgatttttagcaacaaatttagctactttaaaaaatgtatttggaacttttagcaacttttgaaaagtgacttAAACGCTAAAATGCACGCATTTCCCCTCTAAATTACACAAAAAcgattttctctgtcacacacacgtgcctggctgcaaaagtgcattgtgagtgacgtcagcagcaggcgctcagcTCGTGCACGGCAGCAGAAGGCCTGCAGCAATTTCAGcaaattgcaaatcattgttggctgactgcagcagcagtagtacgggttcgacgagccaaacccaatgaatatagttggtcaaGAATGTTTGATattgaacagaacttacaacatcaatcaacatgtctcaatcaaaattgtacagaCAGAAGTACAGaagagtgggagtctgtacctgaacaaatgtcaaatcatattttttgccgagatggccagtcaatttgagtaacgttattgtgtGTTCTACGTAATGACGCAGTTTTACGTTATCACGCACTGACATCACCACGTCATTTAGCAACTTTTAGCAACAAGTCAACCTGCCTCTAGCAACTTACCCTGAAAATGAGTTGGCAACACTGCATGTGACATACTGGTAGCATGGGTTGATGCAATAAAGTTAATGGGTTGATGAAGAAGCAGGTTACGGTcatgaacacaagcatttcgctacacccgcaataaaatattctaaatatgtgtatgcgaccaatacattTAGCAAATGAATGTGCTAACTGTTCCTAGCAAGCTATCTTATCTAGCCAGACACTTTCAACAAAGGGCAAGAGCTCAGCACTTATCATTGCTTATTAGAAGTAAGTACTAACGCAATGATATGCATCAAACATCAAATAAACACCTTACCAACACCAGCTTGTTTTCTACAAAAGATCAAATCTGGATGATGTTTAGCCATTCTCGCGAACGGAGGGAATACGATAGTTATTTTGAATTTTCAACTTTGACCCACAGATACACGTGACATTTGAGCTTTGTATTTCATTTACGTTTAGTTTGTTTTTCGGATcatatcatttttatttatttcacgttaGTTAAAATTACTATTGCTATGGACATGTCAGTGAATTAATCCAGCTAAATTCAAGGAGTGAATATTACATATGAAACGCACAGAATTCATCCCGTGGTAATTTTAGCTACATAAACAAAATATTAGATTAGACATTTCAGGGTTTCATTTGTGGCAGTCATATCGCATATTAGTTAAGAACAATATATTCTATATACATCTCTGAATTAAAAATCCGAGTAGAATCTATACCACCTCTATTTCTAAAACAACTTTACACGTCCGTTCTATTTTCCTCCAAAGACACGCGACTTTGACAGCTACGAAATCTGACGTCACCTCTGCTCGACACATCTTTGTCAGTGAACAAAATGGCGACCTACTGTCTTACCGTTGCTCGGCTCCAGGTAAGCGACAGTTTTTCACTAGTTTAATTGAATTTATGTGCCATCGATGTGTTAGAATTCACTCTCAAATACAAGTGAAGGCACATTGTATGTGAATCGTATGTATAGATCTGATGTTTGTTTGAGAGAGTACGATCAAATTCTTGTCGGCCACTGACCCAGGTCATCGTGTCCTGAGTTACCACGAAGCTCGCTAGCTAGCTTCGTCAAGGAGCTCAAGTTTGTCATTGACACACAAATATGGCTATTTAAAGACACTTGTAATGTGTACAATTTGATGAATATGCTCAACTTTAAGATGTTATCGCTCTCTATGTTATTTCAACCGAGGACACGTTTATTGATTGCAAGGTTAACGCAAGGTTAGGGTACATAGCAACCACACAGGGCGCTGGCAAGCACGACGCAGTCTGGCCAGTGACCAAAACAACACCGTTAGAATAGTGTCCCCCATAGAGGTGTCATTGAAACAGTTTGTCATACAACTGTCTAAACTGTTTTTGATATTTTGAGACTTTGCTCTCAAAGCCCAAAGGGAGGGATTGGCCTTATGCTAAACTTCTTAGGCTCTTTTTACTTCTATTTTGATATGTTATagatattttattttcatttcacctttatttaaccaggtaggcaagttgagaacaagttctcatttacaattgcgacctggccaagataaagcaaagcagttcaacacatacaacaacacagagttacacatggagtaaaacaaacatacagtcaataatacagtagaaaaaataagtatagataggtgagataagggaggtaaaggcaaaaaaaggccacggtggtgaagtaaatacaatatagcaagtaaaacactggaatggtagatttgcagtggaagaatgtgcaaagtaaagatagaaataatggggtgcaaaggagcaaaataaataaataaatacagtagggggagaggtagttgtttatATGTGTTTGCTGTTCCTAATATGGTTTCCTCCCCATACCTTTGAGTGACAGCACCTCCTTGTCGACATGGAAAGGCAAAATACAATTTCAATGATGTATATCTCGGCTGTTGTAGTCAGGGATTTTCATTGAAGGATCCATTTAGTGCTGATTATTGACTAAACATCTGCATTTGCCAGATACTTTTCTGCCTGATATTTTGTATTTCTAATCTGTTTGACCTTGAGTTAGAATCATTCTTTATGTGCTCAACAAGAAAATCTCTCCGTTTTTACTGACATTCGTACTTGACTTTTTTCTGTTAAtaactctgactttgctgatagctgctttattgaggaaaaatgtacttactgtgATTTTTGGTTGCCCCACCTAGCTAAATCTAGGCCCAAATGATTTTGATGTACAGGTTATTTTTTTCCATGTTGAATTAACTCTGTTGTCAGCTTGCCCTGGGCCAGGGTGTGCGGCGCCTGCACGTGTCTGCAGCCTTCAATGCCAAGGCCAAAGTTTCAATGAGCCGCTTTGAGCCCAGCAACTACGTCAGCTATGAGAAGCTCAATGAGAACGTCAACATTGTGCGCAAAAGGTCAGTCTACCCCTCCACCGTTTACATTAGCATGTGTCCCTGTTTCATTCCATGCTTACAGTGAGATGGCCTACAGGCcagggtgccagtctgtttctgactTAGCCAACTTCATTGTCTTGCCAAGGCAATGATGGGTCTGTAACCCAAGTTTTTTTCTGTTCAGTGTCAGCTGTACAATTAGAGCTATTTGTAGCACTTGGCCTTTATAGTAACTTAGCACATTCTCTGCCTTCCTCCCTTAAAGACTCAACcgtcccctcactctctctgagAAGATTGTCTACGGCCATCTGGATGACCCTGTGGGGCAGGACATCGCCAGGGGGCATACGTACCTACGTCTGCGGCCGGACCGCGTGGCCATGCAGGATGCCACGGCCCAGATGGCCATGCTGCAGTTCATTAGCAGTGGCCTGCCTTGTGTGGCTGTGCCCTCCACTATCCACTGTGATCATCTGATCGAGGCTCAGATCGGAGGAGCCAAGGACCTAGCGAGAGCAAAGGTGAAAGGTCAGGGAAGGCCAGAGCAGGGGAtggatacaaaaatatatatttaactaggcaagtcagttaagaacaaactcttatttacaatgacggcctacactggccaaacccggacggcgctgggtcaattgtgctccgccctatgggactcccaattacgtcCGGTTGTGAAAACAGCCTGGATTCTAACCAGGGTTTCTGTGGtgtcgcctctagcactgagatacagtgccttagaccgctgcgccactcgggagccccaggaGAAGGTCGTCAGTCCTGGTGGCTGGATACAAGAATAGGGAATAATGTACCCGTAATAATATTTGGCCTTTTCTCTTGGTCCTTAGGACATTAATGCAGAGGTGTATAACTTCCTGGCCAGTGCTGGAGCCAAATATGGAGTGGGATTCTGGAAACCAGGCTCTGGCATCATCCATCAGGTACTGTAACAAGGCTACTCTGAAATGACACTGAAGTCACACATTTCCCTAGTGTTAATTGCTGGCAGTGCACTCACTTGATAATAGATAAGCTGTCCTTATAGAATTAAGTTCCTATAAAATGTTGATATGAATTTCATTATATATTCACATAAGATATTGCACCTTTTTATAATGAAGAGCAGAGCTATCTGTTTACTGTGGTAAGTGCCATAACTGACTCTTATCTCACCCATTCAGATAATCCTGGAGAACTATGCCTACCCAGGGGTGTTGCTGATTGGCACAGACTCTCACACACCCAATGGTGGTGGACTGGGCTCCATCTGCATTGGAGTGGGAGGGGCTGATGCTGTTGATGTCATGGCTGGCATCCCCTGGGAGCTCAAATGTCCCAAGGTAAGTGGGATTCCCAGTTTATATTGAACACATTCCTTTTTCCCCAGTCCTAGTAATATAGTACAGTATGATACTACATACACCTCACTAAACCATGTTCTCCTCCTGTCAGGTGATTGGGGTGAAGCTGACAGGCAAGCTGTCAGGGTGGACGTCCCCCAAGGACGTGATCCTGAAGGTGGCTGGGATTCTGACCGTGAAGGGGGGTACTGGAGCCATTGTGGAGTACCACGGACCTGGGGTGGATTCCATCTCCTGCACAGGTTTACTGCACACTGTATTGCTGTCATTATCTAACTAGGATAGTGACCAGCTGACCACCACTGCTCTTTGGTCTAATGTACTTCTGTTTTTCTATTTATGGTGTGAGGAGCACAATCATCAATCGGCAGTGTTTACTATCAAGCAACATTGTAGGACATTTTGTGTTTGTAGGAATGCCCATAGAAACCCCCAGCATATTGTGTGTTTTAGGAATGGCCACCATCTGCAACATGGGGGCTGAGATTGGAGCCACCACCTCTGTGTTCCCCTACAACCACCGCATGAAGACCTACCTGGAGAAGACTGGCCGCGGAGGTCAGTCCATGTCATCAAAcaagtctgtctgtgtgcgtgatgTGCAATTATCTGTCAGGTGATGTGCTGAATATGTTTGTGTGAAGTTCTGGGACtgcatcccaaaaggcaccctacatagtgcactataaagggaatagggtgccatttgggacgccccccccccccccctggaagGTTTGTCATTTCTTTATAAGAGATGCTTGATCCATTTATCTGACCCCGTTGCCCTCCCACTCCTCTCAGACATTGCTGCCCTGGCTGACGATTATGCTGACCTGCTGGTTCCAGACCCGGGCTGTGAATATGACTCGATTGTGGAAATCAACCTGGATGAGGTGAGTCCCCtaccctgctctttctctctctctcacacacacacacatacatccaaCCTGACCCGTGCTATCTTTCTCTGTCCTTCCTAGCTGAAGCCCCACATCAACGGGCCCTTCACCCCCGATCTGGCTCACCCCATGGCAGACATTGGGGCCACGGCAGCGAAGAATGGCTGGCCCCTGGAGGTCAAAGTAGGTCAGTGCAGTCTTCAGATCTTTTTGACCTCACAGCTGGCCACTGCGTCTCACCACCATGTGTCTCTGTTCAGACCTTAATATTAATTGGCTATAACTgtgatattactatattattactgtatattctttaTCTGTCTTTAGCCTTATACACAGATGTATAGCTGTTCTATTCAATATGAGAAAGTAAACGTGCAGTGGGTGGCTGCTTAATCTGTCCCCTCCCCTCAGGTCTGATTGGCAGCTGCACCAACTCCAGTTATGAGGACATGGGCCGCTCTGCCTCCGTGGCCAAACAGGCCTTAGACAAAGGGCTGAAGTGCAAGGCCGCATTTACCATCACCCCCGGGTCTGAACAGATCCGCGCCACCATCGAGAGAGACGGATATGTGAGTCCCTGGTACCAGTAGATGGGAAGGGGATATGACCAGGGTTCGAACTGTAGGGGTGTCTGGGGTGCTGATCACTCCACCCAACAAATCAGGGCAACAGGATAACAGTTGTAAAATATTGTTGACATCCTCCTAAGTATCAAGGATGTTAACATTGGCCCAGCTCTGCTCTCTATTTAAGGGCATCGCAAGTAGAGGGTTTGTAATTGGAGCTCTGGATGTTGAGATCCTCAGCAGGAATACTACTGCTGTGTCCTGGGCTCCTCCTGACTGGCCTACTGCTAGCTCCTCCTGACTGGCCTACTGCTAGCTCCTCCTGACTGGCCTACTGCTAGCTCCTCCTGACTGGCCTACTGCTAGCTCCTCCTGACTGGCCTACTGCTAGCTCCTCCTGACTGGCCTACTGCTAGCTCCTCCTGACTGGCCTACTGCTAGCTCCTCCTGACTGGCCTACTGCTAGCTCCTCCTGACTGGCCTACTGCTAGCTCCTCCTGACTGGCCTACTGCTAGCTCCTCCTGACTGGCCTACTGCTAGCTCCTCCTGACTGGCCTAGCTCCTCCTGACTGGCCTACTGCTAGCTCCTCCTGACTGGCCTACTGCTAGCTCCTCCTGACTGGCCTACTGCTAGCTCCTCCTGACTGaagatgtatgtatgtatgttgttCTGTAGTCCAAGATCCTCGGTGATGTTGGTGGAATGGTCCTGGCCAACGCCTGTGGACCCTGTATTGGACAGTGGGACAGGTAATAGTTGACTTACTCATTCATGTTCATTCTGTTGACATTAATTTTGAAGTTGAAGTCTTCTATTAAAAGTGTCTTAAGATATTGCCTGcgtatcaaatggcaccctattccatatgtagagCAGtgcttttgaccatggcccaagggctctggtcaaaagtaatgcactatatatggagtagggtgctatttgggacagtgGTAAGTTGATGTTTCTGTTCAGGCGTGACGtgaagaaaggagagaagaacACCATCGTCACGTCTTACAACAGGAACTTCACCGCTAGGAATGATGCCAACCCAGCCACACACGCCTTCGTCGCCTCCCCTGAGGTACTGTTAAGACTGAATACACAaacaccagggtttccgttaagGAAATGTGGCACCGGACAATTGActggcagcattttaatttaacggacatttgagaaatttaccagaCGCATATGCATTGGGagcgtaacctgattagggcatCAATTcatggtgctcagaatgacagaaatcacattaaGATTAGGGTTATTCCCTAACATCGAACTCGAGAACGGAAGGGTGTGCGTCCTTCTTACCAAATTCCAATGCGCACTTTTCCTCAGCCAAAATGAGTAAAAAAAAGACTAATGAACtgcaaaatcactagcctatgtcaatcccccatagtagaaaagttgacatattctattggtcagcttatCATTCTGTGTGAGAAAGAAATAGCTTATTCCAAACACTCTGGGACATTTGTGGGatgatacagtgcattctgaaagtattcagacctcttgacttttttcacattttatgttacagccttattctaaaattgattaaatcgttttttccctcaaaaaaaatcatttttacataagtatttgacactttactcagtactttgttgaagcaactttggcagcgattacagcctcgagtcttcttgggtatgacgctacaagcttggcatgcctgtatttggggagtttctcccattcttctctgcagatcctctcaagctttctcaggttggacggggagcgtcgctgcacagctattttcaggtctctactgagatgtttgatcgggttcaagtccgggctctgcctgggtcactcaaggacattcagagacctgtcccgaagccactcctgcgttgtcttggctgtgtacatagggacgttgtcctgttggaaggtgaaccttcaccccagaatgaggtcctgagtgctctggagcaggttttcatcaaggatctctctgtaatttgcttCATTCTTCTTtcacttgatcctgactagtctcccagtccctgccgctgaaaaacatccccacagcatgatgctgccaccaccgtgcatcaccgtagggatggtgccaggtttcctccagaaggttctcccatccccacagaggaattctggagctcatgtcagagtgaccatcgggttcttggtcacctccctgaccaaggcccttctcccccgtttgcgcatgcggccagctctaggaagagtggttccaaacttcttccatttaataatgatggaggccactgtgctcttggcccttcaatgctgcaaaactgttttggtacccatccccagatctgtgccttgacacaatcctgtctcggagctctacggacaattcctgtaggaccttatatagacaggtgtgtgcctttttccaaatcatgtccaatcaattgaatttaccacaagtggactccaatcaaggatgatcaatgtaaacaggatgcacctgtgctcaaaaaaattacctgtttttgctttgtcattgtggggtattgtgtgtagagtgaggatttttatttaatccaaaatttggaaaagggaaggggtctgaaatacttcccgaatgcactgttttcaaaatgcatacagtctccagctcattgcaaagtggtgtgacGCTGAAGCCTGCCTACCTATATGCACTTGAATGGCGAATGGGAAGCAtgcttcaattaccagttgagaaataaaaaaacagccgatttgcatttagaattgttatGCAATGCTTATAAAAGCACAACAGCAGAAAGAAATGAGCTGTTTGAGAAGCTATAgctgtctgacagattttccACTCATAGGCTCTATATGTTTATGCTGTGCGCGTGTGATAAACACAACCACTAACAAAAATAGACACGAGCCAATTTAATTCCACGcaacctatagaccgataagcatgacatGTTAtatgtatttccatcaatgaataggctaaaaagcattattCTGTAAtgcatttctttttttttctggCCAGCGCCAGTTAGGGACGTTATCCTGTTGTATttatcttattttttattttttttacaggcTAATAGAAACCTTGACACACACACCGCTTCTTTGCTGATTCGCCTTCATACTGTTCTCACTCACTCCCATGATAGATAATGTACACTTGCTCTCACTGGTAAACACTCCACACCACCAACTACtttgttctctcctcctccagatcGTCACAGCCCTGGCAATAGCAGGAACCCTGGATTTCAACCCCGAGGTTGACTACCTCACGGCCGCCAACGGAGAGAAGTTCAAGCTGGAGCCTCCCAGCGCAGACGAGCTGCCCAAGTTGGACTTTGACCCGGGTCAGGACACCTACCAGCACCCCCCTGCAGAGGGTGGATCCAAGCTGAGGGTGGACGTCAGCCCCACTAGCACCCGGCTGCAGCTGCTGGAGCCCTTCGACAAGTGGGCCGGCGGAGATCTGGAGGACCTACAAGTCCTCATCAAGGTCAGGGGTCAAAGGGGGAAAACTAGGGTCTGTTCAGGAGGGTGCAAAGTTACAG includes the following:
- the LOC139571316 gene encoding aconitate hydratase, mitochondrial-like encodes the protein MATYCLTVARLQLALGQGVRRLHVSAAFNAKAKVSMSRFEPSNYVSYEKLNENVNIVRKRLNRPLTLSEKIVYGHLDDPVGQDIARGHTYLRLRPDRVAMQDATAQMAMLQFISSGLPCVAVPSTIHCDHLIEAQIGGAKDLARAKDINAEVYNFLASAGAKYGVGFWKPGSGIIHQIILENYAYPGVLLIGTDSHTPNGGGLGSICIGVGGADAVDVMAGIPWELKCPKVIGVKLTGKLSGWTSPKDVILKVAGILTVKGGTGAIVEYHGPGVDSISCTGMATICNMGAEIGATTSVFPYNHRMKTYLEKTGRGDIAALADDYADLLVPDPGCEYDSIVEINLDELKPHINGPFTPDLAHPMADIGATAAKNGWPLEVKVGLIGSCTNSSYEDMGRSASVAKQALDKGLKCKAAFTITPGSEQIRATIERDGYSKILGDVGGMVLANACGPCIGQWDRRDVKKGEKNTIVTSYNRNFTARNDANPATHAFVASPEIVTALAIAGTLDFNPEVDYLTAANGEKFKLEPPSADELPKLDFDPGQDTYQHPPAEGGSKLRVDVSPTSTRLQLLEPFDKWAGGDLEDLQVLIKVKGKCTTDHISAAGPWLKFRGHLDNISNNMLIGAVNIENDGVNKIKNQLTGEYGGVPDVARHYKANGLSWVVVGDDNYGEGSSREHAALEPRHLGGRCIIVKSFARIHETNLKKQGMLPLTFQNPADYDKIRPDDKISIKGLATFTPGKPLSAVVKHSDGSKDDFQLNHTFNETQIEWFQAGSALNRMKELQ